From a region of the Catalinimonas alkaloidigena genome:
- a CDS encoding class I SAM-dependent methyltransferase, whose amino-acid sequence MAVSTTLVSLLVSFYVYDLSSLYQLQWLEVPKTPQRLVNIHAGFDESSVLLKEKFPTTDLIIFDFYDPARHTEVSIRRARKAYPPHPDTQHIRTDRLPLPDQYADLMCVLFAAHEIRNAKERIQFFQELHRSLQSDGHVVVVEHLRDIFNFISYTIGVFHFFPEPTWRKTFILGGFRIRQRKKITPFVTCYVLEKDGTAP is encoded by the coding sequence ATGGCGGTAAGCACAACCCTTGTCTCGCTGCTGGTTTCTTTTTACGTCTACGACCTTTCGTCGCTCTACCAACTTCAGTGGCTGGAAGTTCCGAAAACACCACAGCGCCTGGTGAACATCCATGCTGGTTTTGACGAATCCAGTGTCTTGCTAAAGGAAAAATTTCCGACGACCGACCTGATCATTTTTGACTTTTACGATCCTGCCCGGCACACCGAAGTCTCGATCCGACGGGCGCGTAAAGCCTATCCCCCTCATCCTGACACACAGCACATCCGCACCGACCGCCTGCCGCTTCCCGACCAATACGCCGACCTGATGTGCGTCCTCTTTGCTGCCCACGAAATCCGGAACGCTAAGGAACGTATACAGTTCTTTCAGGAACTACACCGTAGTCTGCAATCTGATGGGCACGTCGTAGTTGTGGAACACCTGCGCGACATTTTTAACTTCATCTCCTATACGATTGGGGTTTTCCACTTCTTTCCAGAACCTACCTGGCGTAAAACCTTTATCCTTGGAGGATTTCGCATCAGGCAACGCAAGAAAATTACCCCTTTCGTGACCTGTTATGTCCTCGAAAAAGATGGAACTGCACCTTAA
- a CDS encoding DUF2071 domain-containing protein, producing the protein MLSFLNHHPFAVEAYFESSFVLTFAFPQAQLTSLVPEGLSLDLFEDEWAFLAVAMVQTKHLRPKGFPAWLGNDFFLIGYRLFVRFTNATGKRRRGLHILRSETDNPMMQLLGNLFTHYRYQKVAIEVSKQGTETTLSSPSSGFRVQVRQDEHAVDLPPESPFHDWKEARRFAGPLPFTFTSLPQTREMLIIEGVRQHWQPQPVTVLDYYIPFLDQPHLSTFRLASAFVVQEIPYHWKKGVREPW; encoded by the coding sequence GTGCTTTCCTTTCTCAACCACCATCCTTTTGCCGTCGAGGCGTATTTTGAGTCTTCGTTCGTGCTGACATTCGCCTTTCCGCAAGCGCAATTGACTTCGCTCGTCCCGGAGGGTTTGTCGCTGGATCTGTTTGAGGACGAATGGGCCTTTCTGGCCGTGGCGATGGTGCAGACGAAACACCTGCGCCCGAAAGGCTTTCCGGCCTGGCTGGGAAACGACTTCTTCCTGATCGGATACCGTCTATTCGTCCGGTTCACCAATGCGACGGGCAAGCGACGGCGGGGCTTGCACATCCTCCGCTCGGAGACGGACAACCCTATGATGCAACTGCTCGGCAACCTCTTTACGCACTACCGCTACCAGAAGGTCGCTATCGAAGTCAGTAAGCAGGGCACGGAAACGACGCTGTCTTCACCTTCTTCCGGCTTCCGGGTACAGGTCAGGCAAGACGAGCACGCGGTGGACTTGCCGCCCGAGTCGCCCTTTCACGACTGGAAAGAAGCACGGCGGTTTGCCGGTCCGCTTCCCTTTACCTTCACGTCGCTTCCCCAAACCAGGGAGATGCTGATCATCGAGGGCGTCCGGCAACACTGGCAACCCCAACCGGTCACCGTCCTCGACTACTACATTCCGTTTCTGGACCAGCCGCACTTGAGCACGTTTCGGCTGGCGAGTGCGTTTGTGGTCCAGGAGATTCCTTACCATTGGAAAAAAGGCGTTCGTGAGCCATGGTAA
- a CDS encoding DoxX-like family protein, which produces MRQLVLLFYHLLTYCIASVWLVNGLFCKVLGWVPRHEQIVARILGEAVAPLLTQAIGFAEIGMALWVVSGIQRRVSAVTQIVLIGTMNLLEFFLAPDLLLWDRFNLIFALGFMGLIYYHTFQLRKRIV; this is translated from the coding sequence ATGCGTCAACTTGTCCTTCTGTTTTACCACCTCCTCACTTACTGCATCGCTTCCGTCTGGCTGGTGAATGGGCTTTTCTGCAAAGTGCTAGGTTGGGTGCCGCGACACGAGCAGATTGTCGCGCGTATTCTGGGCGAAGCGGTGGCTCCGCTCCTAACTCAGGCGATAGGGTTCGCGGAGATCGGAATGGCACTCTGGGTAGTTAGTGGGATTCAACGGCGTGTCAGTGCGGTAACACAGATTGTATTGATCGGGACGATGAACCTGCTGGAATTTTTCTTGGCACCGGACCTGCTGCTGTGGGATCGGTTCAACCTCATTTTTGCGCTGGGTTTTATGGGGCTGATCTACTACCATACGTTTCAACTTCGCAAACGCATTGTCTGA
- a CDS encoding transferrin receptor-like dimerization domain-containing protein — MKHASALLLSLLFSSPLAAQDTTALMGFTKAHAAEELQREKQFDQTLKAENLRQWMQRMAAEPHHVGSAYDKDNAEWMAKQFKSWGYDTKIETYQVLFPSPKVRVLEMVEPTKFTASLAEPALAEDATSGQTDAQLPTYNAYSTDGDVTAELVFVNYGVPDDYEKLEEAGIDVKGKIVIAKYYGSWRGIKPKLAAEKGAIGCLIYSDPQDDGYFQGDVYPKGAFKSEYGVQRGSVMDMPLYPGDPLTPGYAATKKAKRLDRSQAETLTKIPVLPISYHDAQPLLEALQGPVAPEKWRGALPFTYHIGPGPVKVHLKLEFNWDQKEIYNVIATMKGSEFPDQWVLRGNHHDAWVNGAADPVSGMVALMEEARAVSELAKTGWKPKRTIVYCGWDAEETGLIGSTEWVEDHAAELQQKAVAYINTDGNSRGFLFMGGSHTLEAFCAQIAGDVQDPQKKVSVLQRRKAFDIVNGGGREKYKGFTISALGSGSDYTPFLQHLGIASLNLGYGGEGSGGEYHSIYDSYDHYRRFKDPEFAYGIALAETAGRATLRLANADLLPFEFDHFYKTMAEYLKEVMETADKMRKEADGLQANLKEHLYELAADPNEPLYQPKAPQPVPYLNFAPLQNALTTLETNAKQLEALLKTDLLPAQKRTQLNALLYHAERQLVREEGLPRRPWFRHQIYAPGFYTGYGVKTLPGVREAIEQGDWQEAQEQIDFLARVFTEYNAYLEKMLTAGK, encoded by the coding sequence ATGAAACACGCTTCCGCCCTCCTCCTCAGCCTACTTTTTTCCTCCCCCCTCGCCGCCCAAGACACCACCGCCCTGATGGGGTTCACGAAAGCCCACGCCGCCGAAGAACTACAACGCGAAAAACAATTTGACCAGACCCTGAAGGCCGAGAACCTGCGCCAGTGGATGCAGCGGATGGCCGCCGAACCGCACCACGTGGGGTCGGCCTACGACAAGGACAACGCCGAGTGGATGGCGAAACAGTTCAAGTCGTGGGGTTACGATACGAAGATTGAGACGTATCAGGTGCTGTTCCCCTCGCCGAAGGTGCGCGTGCTGGAAATGGTGGAACCGACGAAATTCACCGCTTCGCTGGCGGAACCGGCTCTGGCGGAAGATGCGACCTCGGGCCAGACCGACGCGCAACTGCCGACCTACAACGCCTACTCGACCGACGGCGACGTGACGGCCGAACTGGTGTTTGTCAATTACGGCGTGCCGGACGATTACGAAAAGCTCGAAGAGGCGGGCATCGACGTGAAAGGCAAAATCGTGATCGCCAAGTACTACGGCTCGTGGCGCGGCATCAAGCCCAAACTCGCCGCCGAAAAAGGAGCCATCGGCTGCCTGATCTACTCCGATCCGCAGGACGACGGCTACTTCCAGGGCGACGTCTACCCCAAGGGAGCGTTCAAGAGTGAGTACGGCGTGCAGCGCGGTTCGGTGATGGACATGCCCCTCTACCCTGGCGATCCGCTGACGCCCGGCTACGCGGCCACCAAAAAGGCAAAGCGCCTCGACCGGAGCCAGGCCGAAACGCTGACCAAAATTCCCGTCCTGCCCATCTCCTACCACGATGCCCAGCCGCTGTTGGAAGCCCTGCAGGGACCGGTGGCCCCGGAGAAGTGGCGTGGCGCCCTGCCCTTCACCTACCACATCGGGCCGGGACCGGTCAAGGTCCACCTGAAGCTCGAATTCAACTGGGACCAGAAAGAAATTTACAACGTGATCGCCACGATGAAGGGCAGCGAATTTCCCGACCAGTGGGTGCTACGCGGCAACCACCACGACGCCTGGGTGAACGGGGCGGCCGATCCGGTCTCGGGCATGGTCGCGCTGATGGAAGAGGCCCGCGCCGTGAGCGAGCTGGCGAAAACGGGCTGGAAACCCAAACGGACGATTGTCTACTGCGGCTGGGACGCGGAAGAAACCGGCCTGATCGGCTCGACCGAATGGGTGGAAGACCACGCCGCCGAACTGCAACAGAAGGCCGTGGCCTACATCAACACCGACGGCAACTCGCGCGGTTTCCTGTTCATGGGCGGCTCGCACACGCTGGAAGCATTCTGCGCCCAGATTGCCGGCGACGTGCAAGACCCGCAAAAGAAAGTCTCGGTGTTGCAGCGCCGGAAGGCGTTCGACATCGTGAACGGCGGCGGCCGTGAGAAGTACAAAGGCTTCACGATCAGCGCGCTGGGTTCCGGTTCCGACTACACGCCCTTCCTCCAGCACCTGGGCATCGCCTCGCTCAACCTCGGCTACGGCGGCGAAGGCAGCGGCGGCGAGTACCATTCCATCTACGACTCGTACGACCACTACCGCCGCTTCAAAGATCCGGAGTTCGCCTACGGGATCGCGCTGGCCGAAACGGCGGGCCGGGCCACGCTGCGCCTCGCCAACGCCGACCTGCTGCCCTTCGAATTCGACCACTTTTACAAAACGATGGCCGAATACCTGAAGGAGGTGATGGAAACGGCCGACAAGATGCGGAAGGAAGCCGACGGCCTACAGGCCAACCTGAAAGAACACCTCTACGAACTGGCCGCTGATCCGAATGAGCCACTCTACCAACCGAAAGCGCCCCAACCCGTCCCCTACCTCAACTTCGCACCGCTGCAAAACGCGCTGACCACCCTGGAGACAAACGCGAAGCAACTGGAAGCCCTCTTGAAAACCGACCTCCTCCCGGCACAAAAACGGACGCAACTCAACGCCCTGCTCTACCACGCCGAGCGGCAACTGGTCCGGGAGGAAGGGCTACCCCGCCGCCCCTGGTTCCGGCACCAGATTTACGCCCCCGGCTTCTACACCGGCTACGGCGTCAAAACGCTACCGGGGGTCCGTGAGGCCATCGAACAGGGGGATTGGCAGGAAGCGCAGGAACAAATCGACTTCCTCGCCAGAGTCTTCACCGAATACAATGCGTACTTGGAGAAGATGCTAACCGCCGGGAAGTAG
- a CDS encoding pirin family protein, translated as MLDLVIDARSASLGNGFHVRRILPYRLRRMLGPFIFMDHAGPVHIAPENRASMDVLPHPHIGLSTVSYLFDGQVTHRDSLGVQQVIRPGEVNWMTAGRGIAHSERFEDPAMLAGGQLEMIQTWVALPEAAEEQAPTFENYQPEQLPIFTDTGVWMRLIAGAAFGENNQVKTHSPLFYVHVVLEPGARFGLPTHYPERGAYVAKGEVEVNGRTYGVGQLLVFTQGVDPVIVAREASTLLLLGGEPLGERFIWWNFVSSSRERIEQAKADWQAGRIPLPPNDNQTFVPLPEDRTRPAGSGGNPPPGALS; from the coding sequence ATGCTCGACCTCGTTATTGATGCTCGTTCTGCCTCGCTGGGCAATGGATTCCACGTACGGCGGATTTTGCCCTACCGGCTGCGCCGGATGCTGGGGCCGTTTATTTTCATGGACCACGCCGGTCCGGTCCACATCGCGCCGGAAAATCGCGCCAGCATGGACGTGTTGCCGCATCCGCACATTGGTCTCTCGACCGTGAGTTACCTGTTCGACGGGCAGGTGACGCACCGCGACAGCCTGGGCGTGCAGCAGGTGATTCGGCCCGGTGAGGTGAACTGGATGACGGCCGGGCGGGGCATTGCCCACTCCGAGCGGTTCGAAGATCCGGCGATGCTGGCGGGCGGCCAACTGGAGATGATCCAGACATGGGTGGCGCTCCCCGAAGCGGCAGAAGAACAGGCCCCCACGTTCGAAAACTACCAGCCGGAGCAACTGCCCATTTTCACCGATACGGGCGTCTGGATGCGGCTGATTGCCGGGGCGGCCTTTGGCGAGAACAACCAGGTGAAGACGCATTCGCCCCTGTTTTACGTGCACGTGGTGCTGGAACCGGGCGCGCGTTTCGGCCTACCCACGCACTATCCCGAGCGGGGTGCCTACGTGGCGAAAGGAGAGGTGGAAGTGAACGGCCGGACCTACGGCGTGGGGCAGTTGTTGGTGTTTACCCAAGGCGTCGATCCGGTGATCGTCGCCCGCGAAGCGAGCACGTTGCTGTTGCTGGGGGGCGAGCCGCTGGGCGAACGGTTCATCTGGTGGAACTTCGTTTCGTCCAGCCGCGAGCGGATCGAACAGGCCAAAGCCGACTGGCAGGCGGGGCGCATTCCCTTGCCGCCCAACGACAACCAGACGTTTGTCCCGCTGCCCGAAGACCGCACCAGACCCGCCGGTTCGGGTGGGAATCCGCCGCCCGGAGCGCTGTCGTAA
- a CDS encoding helix-turn-helix transcriptional regulator: protein MKNSIKVERAKKDLTQADLALKVGVSRQTINSIEKGRFVPSTLLALKIARVLDEQVDHIFTLEVDDWD, encoded by the coding sequence ATGAAAAATTCCATCAAGGTGGAGCGGGCCAAAAAAGACCTGACGCAGGCCGATTTAGCTCTCAAAGTGGGCGTTTCACGTCAGACCATCAACTCAATCGAGAAGGGGAGATTTGTACCGTCCACGTTGCTGGCACTCAAAATCGCCCGTGTGTTGGACGAACAGGTGGACCATATTTTTACGTTAGAGGTCGACGACTGGGACTGA
- a CDS encoding murein L,D-transpeptidase family protein, translated as MHATVPPTLSRLCDSLHLTPEQLRIVVTKSQYTLTVWHDSLALRGYDVVFGANPVDDKLRQGDHCTPEGTFRVKSKYPHAKWSYFIWLDYPTDDSWRKHRRAKLEGRIPPEAEIGGEIGIHGVPKGYDHAIRYKQNWTQGCVSMTTADLEDLYAVVTEGMLLEIKH; from the coding sequence GTGCACGCTACCGTTCCTCCTACGCTTTCGCGCCTGTGCGACTCGCTGCACCTGACGCCGGAACAGCTACGGATCGTTGTGACCAAATCGCAGTATACCCTTACCGTCTGGCACGACTCGCTTGCCCTGCGGGGCTACGACGTAGTGTTTGGCGCAAATCCGGTAGACGATAAGTTGCGGCAGGGTGATCACTGTACGCCCGAAGGCACATTCCGGGTCAAGAGCAAGTATCCTCACGCAAAGTGGTCTTATTTCATCTGGCTCGATTACCCCACCGACGACTCCTGGCGGAAGCATCGCCGCGCCAAGTTGGAAGGCCGGATTCCTCCCGAGGCCGAAATCGGCGGCGAGATCGGCATCCACGGGGTGCCGAAAGGCTACGACCACGCCATCCGGTACAAACAAAACTGGACGCAGGGCTGCGTGTCGATGACAACGGCGGACCTTGAGGACCTGTATGCGGTGGTCACGGAAGGCATGTTACTGGAAATCAAGCACTGA
- a CDS encoding DUF4199 domain-containing protein codes for MKKYRTELKWAFLFAGVALLWMVLERLAGLHDRYIAQHAIYTNFFAIPAIALYVLALLDKRRNDYGGVMTYKQGLVSGLVLTLFIALLSPLTQWITSTVITPQYFPNVIAYAVATGEMEPAEAEAYFSLGNYVLQSVIGALLMGAFTSAIVAFFVKRAAPLAAHPS; via the coding sequence ATGAAAAAGTATCGTACGGAACTCAAATGGGCATTTCTTTTTGCCGGGGTGGCCCTTCTGTGGATGGTCCTGGAACGGCTCGCCGGGTTGCACGACCGCTACATTGCCCAACACGCGATCTACACCAACTTCTTCGCGATTCCGGCCATTGCGCTGTACGTGCTGGCGCTGCTCGACAAACGACGGAACGACTACGGCGGCGTGATGACCTACAAACAGGGGCTGGTCTCGGGACTGGTGCTGACGCTCTTCATTGCGCTGCTCAGTCCGCTGACACAATGGATCACCTCGACCGTCATCACCCCGCAGTACTTCCCCAACGTAATTGCCTACGCCGTTGCCACCGGAGAGATGGAACCGGCCGAAGCCGAGGCGTATTTCAGCCTGGGCAACTACGTGCTGCAAAGCGTCATCGGAGCGCTGCTGATGGGTGCCTTCACATCGGCCATTGTGGCCTTTTTTGTCAAACGCGCCGCGCCGCTGGCAGCCCATCCCTCCTGA
- a CDS encoding N(4)-(beta-N-acetylglucosaminyl)-L-asparaginase — MNSRRRFLRRSALSALALSGVRPALASVRSAFSSPAPGGPVVISTWNHGVPANSAAWEILNKGGRSLDAVEAGVRVPEGDPTVSTVGYGGWPDRDGHVTLDACIMDEQDRCGSVAFLEGFKHPISIARRVMEKTPHVMLVGEGARQFALEEGFPEENLLTADAEKAWKEWLKDAKYKPVINIENHDTISMLALDKNGKMSGACTTSGMSWKMHGRVGDSPIIGAGLFVDNEVGGACATGVGEAVIRIVGSHMVVELMRQGNSPQQACQAAVERIIKKYPDFRDIQVGFLAMNMKGEYGAYAIHPGFNYAVKNQKVDNQLIDAKSKL, encoded by the coding sequence ATGAACTCACGTCGTCGTTTTCTTCGCCGTTCTGCGCTCAGTGCCCTGGCGCTGTCGGGTGTTCGCCCGGCCCTGGCCTCCGTTCGTTCCGCCTTCTCGTCGCCTGCGCCCGGTGGGCCGGTGGTGATCTCCACCTGGAACCACGGCGTACCGGCCAACAGTGCCGCCTGGGAAATTCTGAACAAAGGCGGCCGCTCGCTCGATGCCGTCGAAGCGGGGGTGCGCGTGCCCGAAGGCGACCCCACCGTTTCGACCGTGGGCTACGGCGGCTGGCCCGACCGCGACGGTCACGTGACGCTCGACGCCTGCATCATGGACGAACAGGACCGCTGCGGCTCGGTGGCCTTTCTGGAAGGGTTCAAACACCCGATTTCGATCGCGCGGCGCGTCATGGAAAAAACGCCGCACGTGATGCTGGTCGGCGAAGGCGCCCGCCAGTTTGCCCTGGAAGAAGGGTTCCCGGAAGAAAACCTGCTGACCGCCGATGCCGAAAAGGCGTGGAAGGAGTGGCTGAAAGACGCCAAGTACAAGCCGGTGATCAACATCGAAAACCACGATACCATCTCGATGCTGGCCCTGGACAAAAACGGCAAAATGTCGGGAGCGTGCACCACCAGCGGCATGTCCTGGAAAATGCACGGTCGCGTGGGCGACTCGCCCATCATCGGGGCCGGGTTGTTCGTTGACAACGAAGTGGGCGGGGCGTGTGCCACGGGCGTCGGCGAGGCGGTGATTCGCATCGTGGGCAGTCACATGGTGGTGGAACTGATGCGGCAGGGCAATTCGCCCCAACAGGCCTGCCAGGCGGCCGTCGAGCGCATCATCAAAAAGTATCCCGATTTCCGCGACATCCAGGTCGGTTTCCTCGCCATGAACATGAAAGGCGAATACGGGGCCTACGCCATCCACCCCGGCTTCAACTACGCCGTCAAAAACCAGAAAGTCGACAACCAGCTCATCGACGCCAAGAGCAAGCTGTAA
- a CDS encoding endonuclease/exonuclease/phosphatase family protein, producing the protein MAKIKTALLFLIILLGLAAVAATLLSLLYDVPIWWLKVLDFPRLQLLLALAGLLVLYGVLNRHWRWGALLFVVALLLALGIQASFIVPYTPLGTRQVADAAIEEDTLSSVFSLLIANVYMKNRNAEALPALIRRMQPDVVLLLEVDAWWEQTLQPLDDAYPYGLEHPLDNTYGLILYSRLPLSETEVKHLNHHDVPSVHTTLQLPDGRSFRLHAVHPVPPIPDEYPDNMDDKEVALLKVGDLVVREQVPAVVAGDFNDVSWSHTTRMFEADDVLHNVRLGRGLFNSFDATSSLFRWPLDHVFVTREFRVKALQRMEPIGSDHFPVYVELVLSPR; encoded by the coding sequence ATGGCAAAGATAAAGACCGCCCTTCTCTTTCTGATTATTTTGTTGGGACTCGCCGCCGTTGCGGCCACGCTTCTGTCGCTGCTCTACGACGTTCCGATCTGGTGGCTCAAGGTCCTGGATTTTCCGCGGCTGCAACTGTTGCTGGCCCTGGCGGGGCTGCTTGTGCTCTACGGCGTGCTGAACCGCCACTGGCGGTGGGGAGCGCTTCTTTTCGTAGTGGCGCTACTGCTGGCGCTGGGCATTCAGGCTTCGTTTATCGTGCCGTACACACCCTTGGGTACCCGGCAGGTCGCGGACGCAGCGATCGAGGAGGACACCCTTTCGTCGGTGTTCAGTCTGCTCATCGCGAATGTCTATATGAAAAACCGCAACGCCGAGGCATTGCCCGCGCTGATTCGCCGGATGCAACCGGACGTGGTTCTGCTTCTGGAAGTAGATGCCTGGTGGGAACAGACTTTGCAACCCCTCGACGACGCGTACCCCTACGGGCTGGAGCACCCGCTGGACAACACCTACGGTCTGATCCTCTACTCGCGCCTTCCGCTGTCGGAAACCGAGGTAAAACACCTCAATCACCACGACGTTCCCTCGGTCCACACGACCCTGCAACTGCCCGACGGTCGCTCCTTCCGGTTGCATGCCGTCCACCCGGTGCCGCCCATTCCCGACGAATACCCGGACAACATGGACGACAAAGAGGTAGCGCTGCTGAAAGTAGGTGACCTGGTGGTTCGCGAACAGGTACCCGCCGTTGTGGCGGGCGATTTCAACGACGTCTCCTGGTCGCACACCACGCGCATGTTTGAAGCCGACGACGTGCTGCACAACGTGCGCCTCGGCCGGGGGCTCTTCAACTCGTTCGATGCCACCTCTTCCCTTTTCCGCTGGCCCCTCGATCATGTGTTCGTGACGCGGGAGTTTCGGGTGAAGGCTCTCCAACGCATGGAACCTATTGGCTCCGACCACTTTCCGGTCTACGTGGAGTTGGTACTATCCCCGCGCTGA
- a CDS encoding copper homeostasis protein CutC has translation MPNQPLFELCVNSAASAVAAQTGGADRVELCENLFDGGTTPTAGTIATARRHLTIPMMVMIRPRGGDFLYSDLEWEVMEHDVKTAKDLGADGLVTGILTPDGRVDMRRMEQFMRWADPLPVTFHRAFDVVRDPLEALENLLDLGVARILTSGQESTAWEGADLIRELVLHAGDRLIILPGGGITDRNLQKLVDHTGVREVHFAALHQEPSGMQYRNDRVFMGGTLRPPEYEVTITDPQQVRVMRGAVSAH, from the coding sequence ATGCCTAACCAACCCCTTTTTGAGCTCTGTGTAAATTCGGCGGCTTCGGCCGTTGCTGCGCAAACCGGCGGTGCCGACCGGGTCGAGCTGTGCGAAAACCTGTTTGACGGGGGAACAACCCCTACCGCCGGCACCATCGCCACGGCGCGCCGCCACCTGACCATCCCGATGATGGTGATGATCCGCCCGCGGGGCGGCGACTTTCTGTACTCCGACCTGGAGTGGGAAGTGATGGAACACGACGTAAAAACTGCCAAAGACCTGGGGGCCGACGGACTCGTGACCGGCATCTTGACGCCCGACGGCCGCGTGGACATGCGGCGGATGGAGCAGTTTATGCGCTGGGCCGATCCGCTGCCCGTCACGTTCCACCGGGCGTTCGACGTGGTGCGCGATCCGCTCGAAGCGCTGGAGAACCTGCTGGACTTGGGCGTAGCCCGCATCCTGACGTCGGGACAGGAATCGACCGCCTGGGAAGGCGCAGACCTGATTCGCGAACTGGTGTTGCACGCCGGCGACCGACTCATCATCCTGCCGGGTGGCGGCATTACCGACCGCAACCTGCAGAAACTGGTCGACCACACGGGCGTGCGGGAGGTCCACTTTGCGGCCCTGCACCAGGAACCGAGCGGCATGCAGTACCGCAACGACCGCGTCTTTATGGGCGGTACGCTTCGTCCGCCCGAATACGAAGTGACCATCACCGACCCGCAGCAGGTGCGCGTCATGCGCGGTGCCGTGTCGGCGCATTGA
- a CDS encoding PAS domain-containing protein yields MDYFERFVYHTKQMCYGGDGLLIWNDVVTNYGIWIAYMAFAYYCIGFQRIKIPALRPLLDTRLFWALMWVFFFCGWQYFQDATSAFYASGPWYYLKVGARYVQLGFMVVLILSSSRLRAWAKTLRTESDVHELEEMGHCGQFRYDPGTQTVWWSDGMFRIFGIVPKPDGILSLGQVENCIDPRDRKTHMEQVGRVVADRQPREITSRIALDTGEVRWIRASHRMEGRTMIGVVVDVTEEKRANEKNAELIRGLQRSLIILEQEKNPGKMAEQLRQLI; encoded by the coding sequence ATGGATTATTTTGAACGATTCGTCTACCATACCAAGCAGATGTGTTATGGAGGCGACGGATTGCTGATCTGGAACGACGTAGTCACCAACTATGGCATCTGGATCGCCTACATGGCGTTTGCCTATTACTGCATCGGGTTTCAGCGCATTAAAATTCCGGCCCTTCGGCCGTTGCTGGACACCCGGCTGTTCTGGGCCCTGATGTGGGTGTTTTTCTTTTGCGGGTGGCAGTATTTTCAGGATGCCACCAGCGCGTTCTACGCTTCCGGCCCGTGGTACTACCTCAAAGTAGGCGCCCGCTACGTCCAGTTGGGATTTATGGTGGTGCTCATCCTCTCTTCCAGCCGGTTGCGGGCGTGGGCCAAAACCCTGCGGACGGAGTCGGATGTCCACGAGTTGGAGGAGATGGGCCACTGTGGCCAGTTTCGGTACGATCCCGGTACCCAAACCGTCTGGTGGTCGGACGGCATGTTCCGGATTTTCGGGATAGTGCCTAAACCCGACGGCATCCTGTCGCTCGGGCAGGTCGAAAACTGCATCGATCCCCGCGACCGAAAAACGCACATGGAGCAGGTCGGTCGTGTGGTCGCCGACCGCCAGCCCCGTGAAATTACGAGCCGCATCGCGCTCGATACCGGCGAAGTGCGCTGGATTCGGGCGTCGCACCGCATGGAAGGCCGTACCATGATCGGCGTCGTGGTCGACGTGACCGAAGAGAAGCGAGCCAACGAAAAAAATGCGGAGCTGATTCGGGGGTTGCAACGGAGCCTGATCATCCTGGAACAGGAAAAAAATCCGGGCAAAATGGCCGAACAGTTGCGACAACTGATCTGA
- a CDS encoding carbonic anhydrase translates to MAESIKDLIKGNQDWVENTKQKDPSFFDRLAQGQSPQFLWIGCSDSRVPATEITNRMPGSIFVQRNIANVVHHTDSNLLSVVYYAVKVLKVKHIIVCGHYGCGGVLAAMSNNSYGYLDNWLVNIKNVYRMHKKELDAIEDEHARGNRFVELNVQEQVNNLCMVSFIQEEWENGEFPYIHGWVYSLKDGLIKDLDITKHSPAHLASVYQYSSNQV, encoded by the coding sequence ATGGCAGAAAGTATCAAAGACTTGATTAAGGGCAACCAAGATTGGGTTGAAAATACCAAACAGAAAGATCCGTCTTTTTTTGACCGGCTGGCCCAGGGGCAATCGCCGCAGTTTCTGTGGATCGGCTGTTCGGACAGCCGGGTGCCCGCTACGGAAATCACGAATCGGATGCCCGGTTCCATTTTCGTGCAACGGAACATTGCCAACGTGGTGCATCACACCGACTCCAACCTGCTGAGTGTGGTCTACTACGCCGTCAAGGTGCTGAAGGTCAAACACATCATCGTCTGCGGTCACTACGGCTGCGGGGGCGTGCTGGCCGCCATGAGCAACAACTCGTACGGCTACCTCGACAACTGGCTGGTCAACATCAAGAACGTTTACCGGATGCACAAAAAAGAACTGGACGCCATCGAAGATGAACACGCGCGCGGCAACCGGTTCGTGGAGCTGAACGTGCAGGAACAGGTCAACAACCTGTGCATGGTGTCGTTCATTCAGGAAGAGTGGGAGAACGGCGAGTTTCCCTACATCCACGGCTGGGTCTACAGCCTGAAAGACGGGCTGATCAAAGACCTGGACATCACCAAACATTCGCCGGCGCACCTGGCCAGCGTGTACCAGTACAGCAGCAATCAGGTATAA